One genomic region from Vicinamibacteria bacterium encodes:
- a CDS encoding AlkA N-terminal domain-containing protein: MPDLEGEAAVLDELVCERARLARDPRYDGRFFIGVLSTGIYCRPICPAPTAKRKNVRYFSSAAGAAQAGFRPCLRCRPEIAPGTPAWNGTAATVSRALRLIGQGALDEGSVEDLAGRLGVSARHLHRLFLGHLGAPPVAVAQTRRLEFAKQLVSDTDLPMNQVARASGFQSIRRFNDTFQRQYRRAPSKLRRIRTAWPRAAEGQYVFRLGYRPPFDWDSLLAFLAARSILGVEEVRAGTYRRTFAIQGSQGTLEVRPLPRAHAVEARICFSAPSLLLRIVTRVRAMFDLGADPAAVARHFRRDRLLAPLVRKYPGLRLPGAWDGFELAVRAILGQQVTVSGASTLAGRLARQYGEPLTLPDRGGLSHVFPGAEVLAEANITGLPAARAAAIRGLSRAVLRGEVDLATSVLTDHITEALLRVKGIGEWTAQYVAMRAFGEPDAFPADDLVLRQTAGNGVALPRARLWERADAWRPWRAYAAMYLWREAADMSTRGAKRTMRKPDAPFPASQGVPQRAKPRYMEA; this comes from the coding sequence CGCTATGACGGTCGGTTCTTCATCGGCGTCTTGTCCACGGGCATCTATTGTCGGCCTATCTGCCCGGCCCCGACGGCCAAGCGCAAGAACGTGCGGTATTTTTCATCTGCCGCGGGGGCGGCTCAGGCTGGCTTTAGGCCCTGCCTGCGGTGCCGTCCCGAGATCGCTCCCGGAACGCCGGCTTGGAATGGCACCGCGGCCACGGTCAGCCGGGCCTTACGACTGATCGGGCAGGGGGCGCTCGATGAGGGGAGCGTAGAGGACCTGGCCGGGCGGCTGGGGGTGAGCGCCCGCCATCTCCACCGGCTGTTCCTCGGTCACCTCGGGGCGCCGCCCGTCGCCGTGGCCCAGACGCGGCGGCTGGAGTTCGCAAAGCAGCTCGTCAGCGACACCGACCTTCCCATGAACCAAGTTGCCCGCGCGTCCGGTTTCCAGAGCATCCGCCGGTTCAACGACACGTTCCAGCGGCAGTACCGCCGCGCGCCATCGAAGCTGCGCCGGATCCGAACCGCTTGGCCGAGGGCGGCAGAGGGGCAGTATGTATTCCGGCTAGGATATCGGCCCCCTTTTGACTGGGACTCGCTTCTCGCGTTCTTGGCCGCGCGGTCGATTCTCGGCGTGGAAGAGGTGCGCGCAGGGACGTATCGCCGAACGTTCGCGATCCAGGGGTCGCAGGGCACTCTGGAGGTGCGGCCCCTGCCCCGCGCCCATGCCGTGGAGGCGCGAATTTGCTTTTCGGCACCGTCGCTTCTGCTCCGGATTGTAACCAGAGTGCGCGCCATGTTCGATCTGGGAGCCGATCCCGCCGCCGTGGCCCGGCACTTCCGTCGGGACCGGCTGCTGGCGCCGCTCGTGAGGAAGTACCCCGGGCTGAGGTTGCCGGGCGCCTGGGACGGCTTTGAGCTGGCCGTGCGCGCCATTCTCGGCCAGCAGGTCACCGTCAGTGGGGCCTCGACGTTGGCGGGACGCTTGGCGCGCCAATATGGCGAGCCGCTCACCCTGCCCGATCGGGGAGGCCTCAGCCACGTCTTTCCGGGCGCGGAGGTGTTGGCGGAAGCGAACATTACCGGTCTACCCGCCGCGCGGGCGGCCGCCATTCGAGGGCTCTCCCGGGCCGTATTGAGGGGCGAGGTCGACCTCGCTACTTCGGTTCTGACCGATCACATCACGGAAGCCCTCCTGCGCGTGAAAGGCATCGGAGAGTGGACCGCACAGTACGTCGCCATGCGGGCGTTCGGGGAGCCCGATGCCTTTCCCGCCGATGATCTCGTCCTGCGCCAGACGGCGGGGAATGGGGTCGCCCTCCCGCGGGCCCGATTGTGGGAGCGGGCCGATGCTTGGCGGCCCTGGCGGGCGTACGCGGCCATGTACCTCTGGCGCGAGGCCGCCGATATGTCGACCCGGGGGGCCAAGCGGACGATGAGAAAACCGGACGCGCCTTTCCCGGCTTCGCAGGGGGTCCCCCAAAGAGCGAAGCCACGATACATGGAGGCATGA
- a CDS encoding methylated-DNA--[protein]-cysteine S-methyltransferase — translation MMFYCHVSTPVGELLLAGDGTSLRLVAFPKGPRPQKPEAGWERSETPFRDALSQLKGYFAGTLRRFDLPLAPEGTAFQKLVWQALLTIPYGETLSYGGLAQRIGKPTASRAVGAANGRNPIPIIIPCHRVIGAAGSLTGFGGGLSTKRKLLELEGALAESLWSAASRVDDGSAGRKRA, via the coding sequence ATGATGTTTTACTGCCACGTCTCGACTCCGGTGGGCGAGCTGCTGCTCGCCGGTGATGGGACCTCCTTGCGTCTCGTTGCCTTCCCCAAAGGCCCCCGTCCCCAGAAGCCGGAGGCTGGCTGGGAACGGAGCGAGACGCCCTTTCGGGACGCCCTTAGTCAACTGAAGGGCTACTTCGCGGGCACGTTGCGCCGCTTCGATCTGCCCCTAGCGCCGGAGGGAACGGCGTTCCAGAAGCTGGTCTGGCAAGCGCTCCTGACCATTCCCTACGGGGAGACCCTCTCCTACGGCGGGCTGGCGCAGCGCATCGGGAAGCCGACGGCCTCGCGGGCGGTGGGCGCGGCGAACGGCCGAAACCCCATCCCCATCATCATCCCTTGCCATCGCGTAATTGGGGCGGCGGGGTCCCTGACCGGATTTGGGGGTGGCCTGTCGACCAAGCGCAAACTCCTGGAGCTCGAGGGTGCCCTTGCCGAGAGCCTCTGGTCGGCCGCGTCTCGAGTCGATGACGGGAGTGCGGGCAGAAAGCGGGCCTGA
- a CDS encoding DUF6600 domain-containing protein, producing the protein MQLRWPSLLLLLTAASICVAATGSADPPDRVARLSYVDGSVSFQPAGIEEWVPATHNYPLTTGDHLWTDRGSRAELRTDFGALRLGSETEVSFLNLDDRTTQIRLAQGSLNVGVRDLGEDEAIEVATPNGAITLMRPGEYRVDVNPDGEETTVTVRRGEAEFTAAGSAVPVRSQESMIVSGLDESNYDVLEASPRDSWEDWCDRRDRALERSVSTRYLSPATIGYEDLDAYGQWREEAGYGPVWVPTGVAVGWAPYHYGHWAFVAPWGWTWIDDAPWGFAPFHYGRWAHVGGYWGWVPGTIAARPVYAPALVAWVGGSSWHASLSLGGGGVAWFPLGPREVYVPPYPVSQTYVRQVNVTHVNVTNINITNINTVNTRYVNQGVPGGVTAVSRETFVTSRPVAVSAVAVPPQALAAAPVLARPVNAQPQRESVLARPVVASAVAQPPARVANRPVAAHRTPPPPPAPFSATGGTAASATHPLVRTVGPRAAEGGSPGLRPARAGVRPPQPVARPLSPAAAPGHSEAPATSGRPHARDAEEEVSAPPRSRTAEPSSSARPGAHPTAPDAPPPPPRTRATGREEASPQHEGTAHPDAGRPPKAEAAPHGGGPPPKPAATPAARKEEKKREEKKHEEKKDKEKEKEK; encoded by the coding sequence ATGCAACTTCGATGGCCGTCTCTTCTTCTTCTTCTCACCGCGGCCTCGATCTGCGTGGCCGCGACGGGCTCCGCCGACCCGCCCGATCGAGTCGCCCGTCTCAGCTACGTCGACGGCTCGGTTTCATTCCAGCCCGCGGGCATCGAGGAATGGGTCCCGGCCACACACAACTACCCGCTGACTACTGGCGACCACCTCTGGACCGACCGAGGCTCTCGGGCCGAGCTGCGCACCGACTTCGGTGCCCTTCGGCTGGGGTCGGAGACCGAAGTCTCCTTCCTGAACCTCGACGACCGAACCACCCAGATCCGCCTCGCCCAAGGCTCCCTCAACGTGGGGGTTCGGGACCTCGGCGAGGACGAGGCGATCGAGGTGGCCACGCCCAATGGCGCCATCACCCTGATGCGGCCCGGCGAGTACAGGGTTGACGTGAACCCCGACGGCGAGGAGACCACGGTGACCGTGCGCCGGGGTGAGGCCGAGTTCACGGCCGCGGGCTCCGCGGTCCCGGTACGCTCGCAGGAGTCCATGATCGTCTCCGGCCTCGATGAGTCAAACTATGATGTGCTCGAGGCCAGCCCCCGGGACTCCTGGGAGGATTGGTGCGACCGGCGGGACCGGGCCTTGGAACGCTCGGTCTCGACTCGCTACTTGTCGCCCGCCACCATTGGTTATGAGGACCTCGACGCCTACGGCCAGTGGCGCGAGGAGGCCGGGTATGGACCGGTGTGGGTGCCGACGGGGGTGGCGGTCGGGTGGGCGCCCTACCACTACGGCCATTGGGCCTTTGTAGCGCCGTGGGGCTGGACCTGGATCGACGACGCCCCCTGGGGCTTCGCGCCCTTCCACTACGGCCGCTGGGCCCATGTGGGCGGGTATTGGGGGTGGGTGCCAGGGACGATCGCGGCGCGGCCGGTCTACGCCCCTGCGCTCGTTGCCTGGGTGGGCGGCAGCAGCTGGCACGCGTCGCTCTCGCTCGGCGGGGGTGGCGTAGCTTGGTTCCCCCTCGGCCCCCGGGAGGTCTACGTGCCGCCCTACCCGGTGAGCCAAACCTACGTGCGCCAAGTCAATGTCACCCACGTCAACGTCACGAACATCAACATCACCAACATCAACACCGTCAACACCCGATATGTGAATCAGGGCGTACCGGGCGGGGTCACCGCGGTGTCGCGCGAGACCTTCGTCACCTCTCGCCCGGTGGCCGTCTCGGCGGTGGCCGTACCGCCCCAGGCCCTGGCGGCGGCCCCCGTCTTGGCTCGCCCCGTGAACGCTCAACCGCAGAGGGAGAGCGTGCTTGCGCGGCCCGTGGTGGCTTCGGCGGTGGCCCAACCCCCGGCCAGGGTCGCGAACCGTCCCGTGGCCGCGCACCGAACGCCACCCCCACCGCCGGCACCGTTCTCAGCGACGGGGGGAACGGCGGCGTCCGCTACCCACCCTCTCGTCCGCACTGTCGGCCCCCGCGCTGCGGAGGGCGGTTCTCCCGGCCTGCGACCGGCACGAGCGGGTGTCCGTCCCCCGCAGCCGGTAGCGCGCCCCTTGAGCCCGGCCGCAGCTCCCGGTCATTCGGAGGCGCCGGCCACGTCGGGAAGGCCCCACGCGCGTGACGCGGAGGAGGAGGTCTCCGCTCCTCCCCGCTCCCGCACCGCGGAGCCCTCCTCCTCCGCCCGGCCTGGCGCCCACCCCACTGCGCCGGATGCCCCCCCTCCACCCCCGCGCACGCGCGCGACGGGCAGAGAGGAAGCGTCCCCTCAACATGAGGGCACCGCCCACCCGGATGCCGGAAGGCCGCCCAAGGCGGAGGCCGCCCCCCATGGAGGGGGCCCACCCCCAAAGCCGGCCGCTACCCCCGCGGCGCGCAAGGAGGAGAAGAAGCGCGAGGAGAAGAAGCACGAGGAAAAGAAGGATAAAGAGAAGGAGAAGGAGAAGTAA